In Candidatus Nitrosarchaeum limnium SFB1, the following proteins share a genomic window:
- a CDS encoding AMP-dependent synthetase and ligase: protein MKKHDVSNLQQLSTKANENLEWFWQEVDNYFGIIWDTPYTKVLDTSKGIPWSKWYVDGKTNIYKSSVEKFAKKNPDKTAYVFVSEDNKVSKITYSELDIKVNKLANALKSLGVCKGDVVAIYLPMIEEAFLAILACAKIGAVQTVIFSGYSSESLQIRLQDCKAKILFVCDGFQRNGKPISQKQIVNTAIKDTKIEKIIVVSYAQIDNYDESDLVVYYSKLISTQDSVCPTESTDSEEPLFILYTSGTTGKPKGVIHTHGGFSVFAGYQSGFLIDINENDILLWPADIGWITGLVWNVYGLLILGASAIIYDGALNYPDFNRIWDMLYHYNVTIFGISPTAVRLFKKNNIEPLKLHSFEKIKNIPTTGEPLDEDSWWWLFEKIGNKKIPIMNLSGGTEIGGAMLSVFPGMKLKPSTVGIPCPGMNLDVIDEHGKSVIEKDGYLVVKSPWPAMTKGLLNNNERYIQTYWSRFENIWFHGDYVFVDNDGLWYMKGRADDVINVSGHRMSTAEIEHVVISHDKISDAASVAIPDQITGEAIIVFFVSKNKNESILGTEISNYIAEKIGKIARPKIVYQISDLPKTRTGKIMRRLLKAKLLGLPLGDLSSIENPSVLDEISKL from the coding sequence ATGAAAAAACATGATGTCTCAAATTTACAACAGTTATCTACGAAGGCAAATGAAAATTTAGAATGGTTTTGGCAAGAAGTTGACAATTATTTTGGAATAATTTGGGATACTCCATATACAAAAGTTTTAGATACTTCAAAAGGAATTCCTTGGTCCAAATGGTATGTGGATGGAAAAACTAACATTTACAAATCATCTGTTGAAAAATTTGCTAAAAAAAATCCTGATAAAACAGCATATGTTTTTGTTTCAGAAGATAATAAAGTTTCAAAAATTACCTATTCTGAATTAGATATCAAAGTCAACAAACTTGCAAATGCACTCAAATCATTAGGTGTTTGTAAGGGAGATGTGGTTGCAATCTACCTTCCAATGATTGAAGAAGCATTTTTGGCAATACTTGCATGTGCAAAAATTGGGGCTGTTCAGACAGTGATATTTTCTGGATATAGCTCTGAATCATTACAAATAAGATTACAAGATTGTAAAGCAAAAATCCTTTTTGTTTGTGATGGATTTCAAAGAAATGGAAAACCAATATCACAAAAACAAATAGTCAATACCGCAATAAAAGATACAAAAATAGAAAAAATAATCGTAGTATCTTATGCACAAATTGATAATTACGATGAATCTGATTTGGTGGTTTATTACTCAAAATTAATATCCACACAGGATTCCGTCTGTCCTACTGAAAGCACTGACTCTGAGGAACCTCTGTTTATTTTATACACATCTGGAACCACTGGAAAACCAAAAGGAGTAATTCATACCCATGGCGGTTTCTCTGTTTTTGCTGGATATCAGTCAGGATTTTTAATTGATATAAATGAAAATGATATTCTTTTGTGGCCTGCTGATATTGGATGGATAACGGGATTGGTTTGGAATGTTTATGGTTTGTTGATTTTGGGTGCAAGTGCAATAATTTATGATGGTGCATTGAACTATCCTGATTTTAATCGAATATGGGATATGTTATATCACTACAATGTTACAATTTTTGGTATATCACCAACTGCAGTAAGGTTGTTTAAGAAAAATAACATTGAACCTTTAAAATTACATTCATTTGAAAAGATTAAAAATATTCCAACTACTGGAGAACCTCTCGATGAGGATTCATGGTGGTGGTTATTTGAAAAAATAGGGAATAAAAAAATCCCCATCATGAATTTGTCTGGAGGTACTGAAATAGGAGGTGCAATGTTATCTGTTTTTCCTGGAATGAAATTAAAACCGTCAACTGTTGGAATTCCATGTCCTGGAATGAACTTGGATGTAATTGATGAGCATGGAAAGTCAGTTATAGAAAAAGATGGATATCTTGTTGTAAAATCTCCCTGGCCTGCAATGACAAAAGGACTACTAAACAATAATGAGCGATATATTCAAACATACTGGTCTCGTTTTGAAAATATTTGGTTTCACGGTGATTATGTTTTTGTCGATAATGATGGGTTATGGTATATGAAAGGTAGGGCAGATGATGTCATTAATGTTTCAGGACATAGAATGAGTACAGCTGAAATCGAGCATGTTGTAATCTCACACGATAAAATCTCAGATGCTGCGTCTGTTGCAATACCTGATCAAATAACTGGTGAGGCAATTATAGTGTTTTTTGTCTCTAAAAATAAAAATGAGTCAATATTAGGAACTGAAATATCAAATTACATCGCAGAAAAAATAGGTAAGATTGCTCGTCCTAAGATTGTATATCAAATATCTGATCTTCCAAAGACAAGAACTGGAAAAATTATGCGACGACTTCTAAAAGCAAAACTGTTGGGGTTGCCATTAGGTGATTTATCTTCAATCGAAAATCCTTCAGTATTAGATGAAATATCGAAACTTTAA
- a CDS encoding hypothetical protein (hypothetical protein Nmar_0867) translates to MVELSLETIEFIKILANSDSTVLQAGMNEATKRKLDEQIGIILREYYKENTMNVKTGWTEKFATVGITEDDGKAAIACARRLGIDIS, encoded by the coding sequence ATGGTTGAACTCTCTTTAGAAACAATAGAATTTATCAAAATACTGGCAAATTCTGATTCCACTGTACTTCAGGCAGGGATGAATGAAGCAACTAAGCGTAAACTGGATGAGCAAATAGGCATTATTTTACGGGAATATTACAAAGAAAATACTATGAATGTAAAAACAGGATGGACTGAAAAGTTTGCCACTGTTGGAATAACTGAAGATGACGGAAAAGCAGCTATTGCATGTGCAAGAAGATTGGGAATAGATATTTCTTAA
- a CDS encoding glutamyl-tRNA(Gln) amidotransferase, B subunit has product MGLPGSLPRLNQKAVEKATLIAMALNCSTPEKIVFFRKNYFYPDLPKNFQITQLNIYGDTSVGGAGVLMVGDKKIRITRIQLEEDPGRLIYEGSSEKNLITLVDYNRAGTPLVEIVTEPDFENPKEVREFLNILSNLLENLDVSEPSLEGAMRADANVSIEGGNKVEIKNIGSFHDLEKAVHFEITRQQSLHSRDIPIVQETRHWDDKRKITISSRSKEEDLDYRYFLEGDIPAIIIEDKIKEKLKKEMPESISSKKERYVSKYNIPPQVADVLSSDKFYSDLFEESHTEDNAKEVANIITTDLMGLVDTREKRESSKLKASHLKDIADSIQSGKIARNSAKNALYEIIKNGKDLSTVISELDLGNVSDESELSNIISSVISEETQAVEQAKSNPQTINYLVGKVMQKTRGKADPKLTLDLLKKMIQ; this is encoded by the coding sequence ATGGGTCTGCCAGGTAGCCTTCCAAGATTAAATCAAAAAGCAGTTGAAAAAGCAACGCTGATTGCGATGGCACTAAATTGTAGTACTCCAGAAAAAATTGTGTTTTTTAGAAAAAATTATTTTTATCCTGATTTACCAAAGAATTTTCAAATTACTCAACTAAACATCTATGGTGATACAAGTGTTGGCGGTGCTGGCGTTCTCATGGTAGGCGATAAAAAAATACGAATCACAAGGATTCAACTTGAAGAAGATCCTGGAAGACTAATTTATGAAGGAAGTTCAGAAAAGAACCTAATAACACTAGTTGATTATAATCGTGCTGGAACTCCACTGGTTGAGATTGTAACTGAGCCTGATTTTGAAAATCCTAAAGAAGTAAGGGAATTCCTAAATATTTTATCGAACTTGTTAGAAAATTTGGATGTCTCGGAACCAAGTTTAGAGGGGGCAATGAGGGCAGATGCTAATGTTTCAATCGAGGGAGGAAACAAAGTAGAAATTAAAAACATTGGATCGTTTCATGATTTAGAAAAGGCAGTTCATTTTGAAATTACACGTCAACAAAGTTTGCATTCTCGAGATATTCCAATTGTTCAAGAGACGCGTCATTGGGATGATAAAAGAAAGATCACCATCTCTTCAAGATCAAAAGAAGAAGATCTAGATTATAGATATTTTCTGGAGGGTGATATACCTGCAATCATCATTGAAGATAAAATCAAAGAGAAATTAAAAAAAGAAATGCCTGAAAGTATTAGTTCCAAAAAAGAGAGATACGTCTCAAAATATAATATTCCTCCACAGGTTGCAGATGTACTTTCATCTGATAAATTTTATTCAGATCTGTTTGAAGAATCTCATACTGAAGACAATGCAAAAGAGGTTGCCAATATTATCACCACTGATTTAATGGGATTAGTCGATACTAGGGAAAAAAGAGAATCATCAAAATTAAAAGCATCTCATCTAAAGGACATAGCTGATTCAATTCAATCCGGTAAAATTGCTAGAAATTCTGCTAAAAATGCATTATATGAAATCATAAAAAATGGTAAGGACTTGTCTACTGTTATATCTGAACTTGATCTTGGTAATGTTTCAGATGAGTCTGAATTATCAAATATAATATCTTCTGTTATCTCCGAAGAAACTCAAGCTGTAGAACAAGCAAAATCCAATCCTCAAACTATCAACTATCTTGTAGGAAAGGTAATGCAAAAAACAAGAGGAAAAGCAGATCCTAAACTCACTTTGGATTTATTAAAAAAAATGATTCAGTAA
- a CDS encoding glutamyl-tRNA(Gln) amidotransferase, A subunit — translation MAKTMEHIQKIDGNLHAFLSLNEKAIDQARVIDKKIKSGEKIGQCFGMPISIKDNICIKDSKTTCASKMLENFIAPYDATVITKLKQQDAIFVGKVNLDEFAMGLTTEFSAYGPSKNPWNTDYVPGGSSGGSAVSVSAFECVASLGSDTGGSVRNPASFCSTVGFKPTYGLISRYGLISYANSIEQIGPLTRTVEDTAFMLNLISGIDPNDNTTVDNHNEDYLKDIDSGIEGKKIGIIKEMIGEGIDSNVLSATKNAISKLDNMGAICEEVSLDMVKYSVAAYYTITATEAGSNLARYDNLRYGYDFSVEGYEFNSYIEKARKKLGPEVTRRMILGGFVPSAGHAGKYFLKALKVKNKLTRQINEAFKKFDLLIAPTVPVLPFKIGEKIDDPVALFLIDINTVTANLTGKPAISIPYDISNGLPIGIQLIGNSMDDKLVLQAARALEKTVKLPEVPI, via the coding sequence ATGGCAAAAACTATGGAGCATATACAAAAAATTGATGGAAACTTACATGCTTTTTTATCATTAAATGAAAAAGCAATTGATCAAGCACGAGTGATTGATAAAAAAATAAAGTCCGGTGAAAAAATTGGACAATGTTTTGGAATGCCTATATCAATTAAGGATAATATTTGCATCAAAGATTCTAAAACAACTTGTGCATCAAAAATGTTAGAAAATTTTATTGCACCATATGATGCAACTGTAATTACAAAACTTAAACAACAAGATGCAATTTTTGTTGGTAAAGTAAATCTAGATGAATTTGCAATGGGTCTAACTACGGAATTTAGTGCATACGGCCCAAGTAAAAATCCGTGGAATACTGATTATGTTCCTGGAGGGTCTTCCGGTGGTAGTGCCGTATCTGTAAGTGCATTTGAGTGTGTTGCGTCTTTAGGTTCTGATACTGGTGGTTCTGTTAGAAATCCAGCTAGCTTTTGTTCAACTGTGGGTTTCAAACCAACTTATGGTTTGATTAGCAGATATGGATTAATCTCATATGCAAATAGCATTGAACAGATTGGGCCTCTGACTAGAACAGTTGAGGATACAGCATTTATGTTAAATCTGATATCTGGAATAGATCCTAATGATAACACCACTGTGGATAATCACAATGAGGATTATCTGAAAGATATTGATTCGGGTATAGAAGGCAAAAAAATAGGCATAATCAAAGAAATGATTGGCGAAGGAATTGATTCAAACGTACTTTCTGCAACAAAAAACGCAATATCAAAATTAGATAATATGGGTGCAATTTGTGAAGAAGTTTCCCTTGATATGGTAAAATATTCAGTAGCAGCATATTATACAATAACTGCAACTGAGGCTGGTAGTAATCTTGCTAGATATGATAATTTGAGATACGGGTATGATTTTTCAGTTGAAGGATACGAGTTTAACTCTTACATTGAGAAAGCAAGAAAAAAACTTGGTCCTGAAGTAACACGACGCATGATATTAGGTGGATTTGTTCCATCTGCTGGACATGCAGGAAAATATTTTCTCAAAGCACTCAAAGTAAAAAACAAACTTACACGACAAATTAATGAAGCATTCAAAAAATTTGATCTATTAATTGCTCCTACCGTTCCAGTTTTACCATTTAAAATTGGTGAAAAAATTGATGATCCTGTTGCTTTATTTTTAATCGATATCAATACAGTTACTGCAAATCTTACTGGAAAACCTGCAATATCAATTCCATATGATATATCGAATGGATTGCCAATTGGAATTCAACTTATTGGAAATTCAATGGATGATAAATTAGTATTACAAGCAGCACGTGCATTAGAAAAAACCGTAAAATTACCAGAGGTGCCAATTTGA
- a CDS encoding hypothetical protein (hypothetical protein Nmar_0870): MVSHEEIQHVAKLMRIELDDPSIYKRVDKMIGYFDILDSAGVESEEIFFTEISLANLREDEHIPFNEKLIEKLNHYKGTYVRAPKMV; encoded by the coding sequence ATGGTATCTCATGAAGAAATTCAACACGTTGCAAAATTGATGAGAATAGAACTCGATGATCCGTCAATATACAAAAGAGTTGATAAAATGATAGGCTATTTTGATATTTTAGATTCAGCAGGTGTTGAATCTGAAGAAATATTTTTCACCGAAATCTCTCTAGCAAATTTGAGAGAAGATGAGCATATACCATTCAATGAAAAACTAATTGAAAAACTAAATCACTATAAAGGGACATATGTTCGAGCTCCAAAGATGGTTTAA
- a CDS encoding aspartyl-tRNA synthetase, giving the protein MIKTELGTLRRSHYSNELNSSMDGSEVTVMGWVLTVRGHGNISFVTLRDKNGDIPIVAKKGDCPDELREKLSALKAHSSIAVVGKVKSSEKAPTGFEIIPTDLRVFSDVEKIPPFEPLAKTVKNIDTRLEVRPIDLRRKTLQHIFNVRSEVLKSIRDYFYEEEFTEINTPKMIATATEGGAALFAIFYYNKEAFLAQSPQLYKEQLTMSFEKVFEIGPIFRAEPSRTNRHLAEAISIDLEEAFVDYNDVMNRIENIIKISLNSVNDYAKNNPDAEFIIPQIPKSIPRYSYDDLVEKMQKAGAKTEWGDDLYPSNLKKIGVEGFYFIKDWPLGPKPFYVKDSKANPKISESFDLMFGDLELSSGSTRIEKRHELEERMKNKGMKTDAFEYHLGAFDYGVPPHAGCGIGLERLIMALTGTENIRDVTFYPRDVDRLTP; this is encoded by the coding sequence ATGATAAAAACAGAACTTGGTACACTGCGTAGATCTCATTATTCTAACGAATTAAACTCGTCAATGGATGGATCTGAAGTAACTGTAATGGGATGGGTTTTAACTGTAAGAGGACATGGCAACATCAGTTTTGTCACTCTTAGAGACAAAAACGGTGATATTCCAATAGTTGCCAAAAAAGGAGATTGTCCTGATGAGTTACGTGAAAAACTATCCGCCCTAAAGGCACATTCATCAATTGCAGTTGTTGGGAAGGTCAAGTCCTCTGAGAAAGCTCCAACCGGTTTTGAAATAATTCCTACTGATCTTCGTGTATTTTCAGACGTTGAAAAAATTCCACCCTTTGAGCCATTGGCAAAAACTGTTAAAAATATTGACACACGATTAGAGGTAAGACCAATTGATCTTCGTCGTAAAACATTGCAACATATTTTTAATGTAAGAAGTGAAGTACTCAAATCAATTCGAGATTATTTTTACGAAGAAGAATTTACTGAAATTAATACCCCAAAAATGATTGCAACTGCAACCGAAGGTGGGGCTGCACTATTTGCAATATTTTATTACAATAAAGAAGCATTTTTAGCTCAAAGCCCTCAATTGTATAAAGAACAACTTACAATGAGTTTTGAAAAAGTTTTTGAAATTGGGCCTATTTTTAGAGCAGAGCCTTCGAGGACTAATCGTCATTTGGCAGAAGCAATATCAATTGATTTGGAAGAGGCTTTTGTTGATTACAACGATGTGATGAATAGAATTGAGAATATCATCAAAATATCTTTGAACTCTGTAAATGATTATGCAAAAAATAATCCTGATGCCGAGTTTATCATCCCACAAATTCCTAAATCTATTCCGAGATATTCTTATGATGATCTTGTAGAAAAAATGCAAAAGGCAGGAGCTAAAACCGAATGGGGGGATGATCTATACCCATCTAATCTTAAAAAAATTGGTGTAGAAGGATTTTATTTTATCAAAGATTGGCCTTTAGGTCCTAAACCGTTTTATGTAAAAGATAGTAAGGCAAATCCAAAAATTTCTGAATCCTTTGATTTAATGTTTGGTGATCTTGAATTGTCTTCTGGTAGTACCAGAATTGAAAAACGCCATGAATTAGAAGAGAGGATGAAAAATAAAGGAATGAAGACTGATGCATTTGAATATCATTTAGGCGCGTTTGATTATGGTGTTCCTCCTCATGCTGGATGTGGGATTGGTTTGGAACGACTAATAATGGCACTAACAGGGACGGAAAACATTAGAGATGTCACATTTTATCCCAGAGATGTAGACCGGCTAACACCATAG
- a CDS encoding 5-formaminoimidazole-4-carboxamide-1-(beta)-D-ribofuranosyl 5'-monophosphate synthetase, protein MTAIATLGSHCALQVLKGAKDEGLKTILVCEKKREKLYRRFPFIDELILVNSFSEVLEEKHQSILEKNDAVLIPHGTLIAQMSSEQIESIKTPIFGNKWILRWESDRTMKEKLMREAKLPVPKPVLDSKDINTLVIVKRQGAAGGKGYFLAANQEDYNKKREQLITQGILSKDESLYIQEYAAGVLAYLQFFYSPLKEELEFFGADQRHESDIEGMTRIPSEQQLKSNKVPSFNVIGNSPIILRESLLDEVYTMGENFVEAAKRIVSPGMNGPFCIEGVYDENAKFTSFEFSARIVAGTNIYMDGSPYYSLLFNEPMSMGKRIAREIKTAKETNQIDKITT, encoded by the coding sequence TTGACAGCAATAGCGACGTTAGGATCTCATTGTGCCCTACAAGTTCTAAAAGGTGCCAAAGATGAAGGTTTGAAAACAATCCTTGTTTGTGAAAAAAAACGAGAGAAGTTATACCGCCGATTTCCATTTATTGATGAATTGATTTTAGTCAATTCATTTTCAGAGGTATTAGAGGAAAAACATCAATCTATTTTAGAAAAAAATGATGCAGTGTTGATTCCGCATGGTACTCTGATTGCTCAGATGAGCTCAGAACAAATTGAATCAATCAAAACCCCAATTTTTGGAAACAAATGGATTTTGAGATGGGAGTCAGATAGAACTATGAAAGAAAAGTTGATGCGTGAAGCAAAACTACCAGTTCCAAAACCAGTGTTAGATTCAAAAGACATCAATACACTAGTTATTGTAAAAAGACAGGGAGCTGCAGGAGGTAAAGGATATTTTTTAGCAGCAAATCAAGAAGATTATAATAAAAAGAGAGAGCAATTAATTACTCAAGGGATATTATCTAAAGACGAATCATTATACATTCAAGAATATGCTGCAGGAGTATTAGCATATTTACAGTTCTTTTATTCTCCATTGAAAGAAGAGCTGGAATTTTTTGGGGCAGATCAAAGACATGAATCAGACATTGAGGGAATGACAAGAATTCCATCAGAGCAGCAACTCAAAAGCAATAAAGTTCCATCGTTTAATGTGATTGGAAATAGCCCTATAATTCTAAGAGAGTCATTATTAGATGAGGTGTATACAATGGGGGAAAATTTTGTAGAAGCTGCAAAAAGAATAGTGTCACCTGGGATGAATGGTCCTTTTTGTATTGAGGGAGTGTATGATGAGAATGCAAAATTCACATCATTTGAGTTTTCAGCAAGAATTGTTGCAGGGACAAATATCTACATGGATGGTTCACCGTATTACTCACTGCTTTTTAATGAGCCTATGAGTATGGGTAAAAGAATAGCGCGTGAGATTAAAACCGCTAAAGAGACTAATCAGATAGATAAAATTACAACTTAA
- a CDS encoding N-methylhydantoinase A/acetone carboxylase, beta subunit, which yields MSDKKRIRVGIDVGGTFTKAVAIDVKTGSLLAKSTVPTTHSADKGVSEGIVSALTKIIDETGIGVNDVELISHSTTQAINALLESDTSKVGIIAMGVGPTKKDVIKRTNLQDASINTNQDIKTTHEFLDTSHLISESEVAETINRLKENGAEVIIATEAFGVDDPSNELFVMNVASKQNIPSTASHEISGIYGLEIRTLTSAVNASVLPKTFQVANYVEEAIHKTGVTAPLMIMKGDGGVTSMDTFRTKPILTILSGPAASVAGALLHLKVTNGIFVEVGGTSTNICIIKNGKPEIRYVTVKDHPTCIRSMDVRILGVAGGSMVGLDKNRISHVGPRSAHISGLKYSCYAEPDDLKTGKIILIKPKQNDKSEYVAIKCEKGTYAITNTCAANALGMIEKNDYAYANQESAKIAIKTLAEFVGVSYHEIAMSIIQTASFDITKTISKILKEFKMNPSSTTLIGGGGGASVLVPFVAKQLGIKYEKAEHAEVISSIGVASSMLQEEIEQTMVKPTPEKINQVHKKIHAMLVDKGAIPESIMINSEYVSDKALLRVTAVGNVELDSAETSKNIFTLSDARKRTSDIIEIPEDLIDLSYETDHYFVFTGHIEIKKLFSKKNQHHILVLDRYGKSKLSIKNGRIIQGGKITLLEELDEFLESRNSEIAPKVYLLNDLKLVDYSSLINPVDIIHAVKDELANSEKAAVLIDL from the coding sequence ATGAGTGATAAAAAACGTATTCGAGTTGGCATTGATGTAGGTGGAACATTTACAAAAGCTGTTGCTATCGATGTGAAAACTGGTTCATTATTAGCCAAATCTACAGTCCCAACAACACATAGTGCAGATAAAGGAGTTTCTGAAGGTATTGTTTCTGCATTAACTAAAATCATAGATGAAACTGGTATTGGAGTAAATGATGTTGAATTAATTTCTCATAGCACTACTCAGGCAATTAACGCATTATTAGAATCTGATACTTCAAAAGTTGGGATAATTGCAATGGGTGTAGGACCAACAAAAAAAGATGTCATAAAAAGAACAAATCTACAAGATGCATCAATTAACACTAATCAGGATATCAAAACCACTCATGAGTTTTTAGATACATCTCATTTAATTTCTGAAAGCGAAGTTGCTGAGACAATTAATAGATTAAAAGAAAATGGTGCTGAAGTAATTATTGCTACTGAAGCATTTGGAGTAGATGATCCATCAAATGAATTATTTGTAATGAATGTTGCATCAAAACAAAACATTCCCTCTACTGCATCACATGAAATTTCTGGAATTTACGGATTAGAGATTCGAACACTCACATCAGCAGTAAATGCAAGTGTTTTGCCAAAAACATTTCAAGTTGCAAATTATGTGGAAGAGGCAATTCATAAAACTGGTGTGACTGCACCTTTGATGATAATGAAGGGGGATGGAGGTGTCACTAGTATGGATACATTTAGAACAAAACCCATTCTTACCATTCTTTCAGGTCCTGCTGCAAGTGTAGCTGGCGCACTACTTCATCTCAAAGTAACTAATGGAATATTTGTTGAAGTGGGTGGTACTAGCACAAATATCTGTATTATAAAAAATGGTAAACCTGAAATTCGTTATGTGACAGTAAAGGATCATCCAACTTGCATTAGATCAATGGATGTAAGAATTTTGGGAGTTGCTGGAGGAAGTATGGTAGGTTTGGATAAAAATAGGATATCTCATGTGGGTCCACGTAGCGCTCATATCTCTGGATTAAAATATTCCTGCTATGCAGAACCAGATGATCTTAAAACTGGAAAAATAATTTTGATCAAACCCAAACAAAATGACAAATCTGAATATGTAGCAATAAAATGTGAAAAAGGAACTTATGCAATTACAAACACTTGTGCTGCAAACGCATTGGGAATGATTGAAAAAAATGATTATGCATATGCAAATCAAGAATCTGCAAAAATTGCTATAAAGACACTTGCAGAGTTTGTTGGCGTTTCATATCATGAAATTGCAATGTCTATTATTCAAACTGCCTCATTTGATATAACTAAAACAATTAGTAAAATTTTAAAAGAATTCAAAATGAACCCCTCTTCCACAACTTTGATTGGAGGTGGTGGCGGTGCATCAGTTCTTGTTCCATTTGTTGCAAAACAATTGGGAATTAAATATGAAAAAGCAGAACATGCAGAAGTCATATCTTCTATTGGTGTTGCATCATCTATGCTTCAAGAAGAAATAGAACAAACAATGGTGAAACCTACTCCTGAAAAAATTAATCAAGTTCATAAAAAAATACATGCAATGCTGGTTGACAAAGGTGCCATCCCCGAATCAATTATGATTAATAGTGAATATGTTTCTGACAAGGCCCTTCTTCGAGTAACTGCTGTGGGTAATGTAGAATTAGATAGTGCTGAAACATCAAAAAATATTTTTACCCTAAGTGATGCCAGAAAAAGAACTAGTGATATTATTGAAATCCCTGAGGATTTAATTGATCTAAGTTATGAAACTGACCATTATTTTGTGTTTACTGGTCATATAGAAATAAAAAAATTATTTAGCAAAAAAAATCAACATCACATTTTAGTTTTAGATAGATATGGTAAATCTAAACTTTCAATAAAAAATGGCAGAATAATTCAAGGTGGCAAAATAACCCTCTTGGAAGAATTAGATGAGTTTCTTGAATCGAGAAATTCAGAGATTGCTCCCAAAGTATACCTCCTCAATGATCTTAAGCTGGTAGATTATTCTAGTCTGATTAACCCTGTTGATATTATTCATGCAGTAAAGGATGAACTTGCTAATTCTGAAAAAGCGGCAGTGCTGATAGATCTCTAG